The following nucleotide sequence is from Gemmatimonadota bacterium.
GAGCCGGAGGCGAGCGCAGTCGAGGGAGCAACCCCTCGCCGTCGAGACCACCTCCCTCGACTTCGCGGCCTGCGGCCGCTTCGCTCAGGATGACAACAAACCACCGGCTATCCCCGCCGCTGCTTGAACATCCAGCTCAACATCGCCGGCTCGGTGTAGGCCCACTCCCAGGAGTTGTGGCCGACACCCGGATACTCGGTCTGGTAGGGGTGCACGCCGAGCTTGCGGAGCGTGGCGATTCGACCGCGGGATACTGCAATCGGCACGGTCTGGTCGGCGTCGCCGTGGAAATTCCAGAGCGGCGTTCCGGCTACTGGCGTCTCATTGGTCGCGCTGCCGCAGCAGGGGGCGGCCGCAGCGAAGAAGCGCGGCCGATGCGTGATCATGTTCCACACGCCACCGCCGCCCATCGATTGCCCCGTCAGGTAGATGCGATGCGTGTCGATGGGAAGATCCTTTACTAGCTGATCGATCAGCTCCATCGCGACCCGCGCACCGTCGCCCAGACCGGCGATTGGTCGCGCGACCGAGTCGCCGTCGGCGGGCGGGCCGTAGCGCGCCCAGCCGCGATCGGTCTGTGGCGCCACCACGAAGCAGGGGAAGCGCTTCTGGTTGGCAGGCAGGGCGAAGAGCCGAGTGCCGAAGATGTTGCCGAGGCCCATCTGCTTTTCGTTGTCATCTCCGAGACCGCCGCTGCCGTGGAGGAAGACGACGAGGGGCAGCGCGCCCGGCGCCTTGGACCGGAAGAGGCGATACGGCATGGACCAGTCGCTCTTGAAGGAGTGCGCTTCGTAGAGCGTGTCGAGGCCATCAG
It contains:
- a CDS encoding phospholipase, with product MMTRREALAALGALTTLGRSEAFLSSVVPTRQGDAPPPLAPGAPNSPERLALIERFKQSADGLDTLYEAHSFKSDWSMPYRLFRSKAPGALPLVVFLHGSGGLGDDNEKQMGLGNIFGTRLFALPANQKRFPCFVVAPQTDRGWARYGPPADGDSVARPIAGLGDGARVAMELIDQLVKDLPIDTHRIYLTGQSMGGGGVWNMITHRPRFFAAAAPCCGSATNETPVAGTPLWNFHGDADQTVPIAVSRGRIATLRKLGVHPYQTEYPGVGHNSWEWAYTEPAMLSWMFKQRRG